The DNA window ATGCGTTTGCAACGGGTAAAAAACCATGACCAGAATCACCGAGGCCATGCAGCCAAATCACCGTAGCACGATGCTCGCCTTTCGCAGACGCTTCGACAAATGGCAGCATTTAGTTCGCAGTCCAGACAATAGCATCACCCGCTTGACGAGTCGCCGCGTCTGAAATGAACTGCCAGAACTCAGCACCAGAGCGGTTGTCAATCCACGTGTCACCGTGTAATTCAAAATGATGACCATTAAATTTTGTGGCAACCCACACTTGGTGTAAAGGAGGTTGTTTGTTGATCACAATTTTACTTTTGTCTGGGAAAATAACTTCGAGCAGGCCACTGTTTGTTTCATAATCCAGATCCACTTCACAGTCTTCAATTTGCTCTTCAAGCGCGAGTAGCATTGCATCAACCAATTCATGGTATTCGTGGTCAGTCATGATAGCGTTCCTTTGGGCTTTGGATTTTTACCAGTTTAACAGGAATAAAATTCACCTGTGAATAGCTGCTTTTTTCAGTAATTCTGTTACCCTGCGATTATAAGGGCATAGACTTTATTTATCTAATGAAAGCGAAGAAACTCACTGTATTTTGGGCTGCTATTTTGGCCGTTGGCACTCTTGTACTCACCGGCTGTGGTCAAAGCGGTGCTTTGTATTTACCAGAAAAAGCACCAACCACCAATGCTGAACCCTCAGCACCTTCCTCTGAACAGTCAAAGCAGAAGGACCGTTAAATGGACTATTTTCACTATCAAAATGATTCGTTGTTTGCTGAGGAAGTCTCGGTCAGTGATCTGGCGGCTCACTATGGCACCCCTTGCTACGTGTATTCACGTCGTACATTAGAAAGACACTACCACGCTTTCACTGATGCAGCTCAAGGCCACCCTCATTTGGTGTGTTATGCCGTCAAAGCCAATTCCAATATCGCCGTCCTAAATGTACTCGCTCGATTAGGTGCGGGCTTTGATATTGTGTCCAAAGGGGAGCTAACTCGGGTTTTGGCTGCCGGCGGTGATGCGAGCAAAGTCGTGTTTTCGGGCGTAGCAAAAACGGCTGATGAAATCGCGTTTGCACTTGAACAAGGCATCAAATGCTTCAACGTCGAATCGCCAGCAGAACTTGAGCGTATTAGCCAAGTCGCG is part of the Pseudoalteromonas xiamenensis genome and encodes:
- the cyaY gene encoding iron donor protein CyaY, which encodes MTDHEYHELVDAMLLALEEQIEDCEVDLDYETNSGLLEVIFPDKSKIVINKQPPLHQVWVATKFNGHHFELHGDTWIDNRSGAEFWQFISDAATRQAGDAIVWTAN
- the lptM gene encoding LPS translocon maturation chaperone LptM, with translation MKAKKLTVFWAAILAVGTLVLTGCGQSGALYLPEKAPTTNAEPSAPSSEQSKQKDR